From the Streptococcus hyointestinalis genome, the window TTAGATGGGGTGACTTATGACAAAGACAATTGCCATTAACGCTGGAAGCTCAAGTCTCAAGTGGCAGTTATATGAGATGCCAGACGAAGTCGTTATCGCTAAAGGATTGATTGAACGTATTGGGCTTAAAGACTCACGCTCGACCGTAAAATTTAACGGGACCTCAGATACACAGACGCTAGATATCGTAGACCACACGCAGGCAGTTACGATTTTGCTAGAGGATTTGAAGCGCCACGGTATCATCGAAGATTACGATGAAATCACAGGTGTTGGTCACCGTGTGGTGGCTGGTGGTGAGTATTTTAAAAAATCGGCTCTGGTCACTGAGGAAGTGATTGAGCAGGTGGAGGAGCTGTCGCTTCTTGCACCTCTACATAATCCTGGTGCGGCAGCCGGTATTCGTGCTTTTCGTGAGATTTTGCCAGATATTGTCAGTGTTGTCGTCTTTGACACTTCTTTTCACACGACCATGCCTAGGCATGCCTATCTTTACCCGATTCCACAGAAATATTATCAAAAATATAAGGTGCGTAAGTACGGAGCGCACGGCACAAGCCATAAGTATGTCGCTCAAGAAGCCGCTAAAATGCTAGGGCGTCCGCTTGAAGAGCTCAAACTCATCACAGCTCATGTGGGCAACGGCGTCTCTGTCACTGCCAACTATCACGGTGAGTCTATGGATACATCAATGGGCTTCACACCGCTTGCAGGTCCTATGATGGGCACACGCTCAGGTGATATTGACCCAGCCATTATCCCTTATCTCATCGCTCAAGATCCAGAGCTAAAAGACGCCGCTGATGTTGTGGATATGCTCAACAAGCAGTCTGGGCTTCTTGGAGTATCGGGTATCTCTAGTGATATGCGTGACATTGAGGATGGGCTGCAGCGCCATGACCCAAATGCAGTTCTAGCTTATAATATCTTTATTGACCGTCTGAAGAAGTTTATCGGACAGTATCTCGCCGTGCTAAACGGTGCGGATGCGATTGTTTTTACAGCAGGTATGGGTGAAAATGCTCCGATGATGCGTCAGGATATTATCCAAGGACTTTCTTGGTTTGGCATGGAAATTGACCCAGCAAAGAATGTTTTTGGGCATGTTGGTGAGATTACAACACCAGACTCTCGTGTCAAGGTTCTCGTTGTGCCAACTGATGAAGAACTCATGATTGCTCGTGATGTGGAGTTTTTCAAAAATAATTAACCTTGTTATCAAATATTATGATAAGACCAGAAAAGTTGTTGCTTGCAACAGCTTTTTTGTTATCCCGTGTTGTAAAATGAAGTGCAACAAAAAAGACATGCTCGTCTGATATACTAGAATTCCCCAACTCAGTATAGAAAGCAGATGAACATGTCCACTAATCATTCTACCAAAAAATCGTTATACTCACACCTTTCAGCCTCTGAACGCGGAGAAATCAGCGCCTATCTCAAGATGGGCAAGACCCCCTCTGAGATTGCTCGTCTGCTTGGGCGTCATCGCTCAACCATCAGTCGGGAAATCAAACGAGGAAGTGTTTCTCAGGTTCAAGATAAGAACGGGAAACGAATCTACTCAACGGTTTACTTTCCAGATAGTGGTCAACGTGTTTATGAAATCAATCGTCGAAAAAGTGCCTATCATAAACTATCATACTGCTCCCAGACATTCTTCAAGGAACTTGAGAAAGCCCTGAAAACGAAACCTCGCTGTCACAGTGTCGATAGCTTTGTTCAAACTTACCGAGAAAAACATCCACTGGAAGTTATCCCTTCCACCAAGACAGTGTATCGGTACATCAAAGACGGACTGTTGAGGGTTAAACCGATTGATTTACCTAAGATGGTGAGCATCCGAAAACGGTCTAAAGTAAGGCCTAAGGCCACGACGAAAATCTTAGGAAAATCCATTGAAGAACGTCCAGAGTGTATCAATGACCGTTCTGAATTTGGGCATTGGGAGATTGATCTGGTTCTTGGCAAGAAAACCAAAGGGGAAGCTGTTGTCATGACCCTAGTAGAGCGTCAAACACGATTTGCCATCGCTGTAAAACTGGCTAATAAACAAGCAGAAACCATCAATAGGGCTGTTAAGAGCTTACTATCACAGTACCCTATTCGCTCTATCACATTGGACAATGGCTCAGAGTTCAGTAGCTTGTCAGACTTAAAAGGTGTGGAAGTCTATTTTGCCCATCCTTATGCTTCTCATGAAAGAGGAACAAATGAAAATTTCAATGGTCTCTTGAGAGAGTTTCTCCCAAAAGGTGTCTCTCTTAACTCACTAACGACAGAAGAACTCAATCACTACGTCTCTGCTATCAATGACAGACCTAGACGACTTCACAAGTATAAAACCGCAAATATTTTGTTTGGGCTAGCCCAAACAGCTTAACCTCTGGAACTCTAGTTATCAATGAACTTGTTGCACTTGACTTGACAAGTGGGGGCTTTTTTGTTATAAAAAATGTAAAGGAAGCTTGACACAAAATGTAAAGTGTACTATACTTATAAATGTAAAGCAAACTTTACTAAATGAATGTGAGGTGAACCATGGAAACACGCATTCAAGAATTGCGAAAAACACAAAAGCTCAGCCAAGCTGAGCTGGCGGATGCGCTAGGTGTCACCAGACAGACCATTATCTCGCTAGAAAAAGGGCGCTATACTGCGTCACTAGAGTTAGCCTTTAAGATTGCTCGTTTTTTTGGCAAATCAATCGAGGACATTTTCATCTACGAAGAGATGGATTGAGGTTTGGTGCATGATGAAGGAGGGAGAGATGTTTGTGACCTTTATGACGGCAAAAAGTGGCAAGCCATCAGTGGAAAACTATCGTAAGATGACAAAGCGAGTGACGGCTTTACTGTGTGTCTTAGTCTTGGTCTTTGCCGTACTGCTCTATAAGCTGTCCTTAGATAGCTTTAACAGTGGCTTTGTTCTAGGTTTGATTATAGGGCTTGTCGCATGTATCGGACGAAATATCTACGTGCTAAGAAGCGATAAGCGCTTAAAGGCTAGTTACATCAAGGCAGTAGATGAGCGCAACAAGTATCTAACACAGCTGACTGTCAAGATTATCTATAGTTTGCTTGCGACAGCTGTTATGGTATTGCTTTTGTGTCATCATTTGCTGGGGGTTGATATTAGTTATGAGGCTTTGCTCTATAGTTTTTTGGTCTTGATATCTTACGGTTTTATCGTGGTTCGCTTTATTGTGGAGAGGGTGTATTAGGAGGTTATTATGGTTTTAATTGAGGTCAAGCATTTAGCAAAACAATTCGCAGATAAGTTAGCGCTATCAGATGTTTCCTTTGCTGTTGAAAAGGGGGAGATCTTTGGTTTCTTAGGTCCGTCTGGCTCTGGTAAGACAACGACCATTAAGATTTTGACGGGGCAGTTGTCCTCTGATAAGGGTGCGATTGCTGTCCTTGGCAAGACTCCAGCGCAGTTTAAAAGAGATGACTATGAAAAGATCGGTATCGTCAGTGACACCAGCGGTTTTTATGAAAAGATGACCCTTTACAAAAATATGCTGGCTTACGCTAAGCTCTACGGCGTTTCAAAAGCGAGAGTTGACGAGCTACTAAAGCGTGTCAATCTCTATGACGACCGCAACAAGGTAGCTGAAAAGCTATCCAGCGGCATGAAGCAGCGCATGCTGCTCGCACGAGCGCTCCTCAATGAGCCAGACCTTCTCTTTTTGGATGAGCCAACCAGCGGGCTTGACCCGATGACGACTCGTCTCATCCACCGTTTGCTCTTGGAGTTGAAAGAAAAAGGCACAGCTATTTTTCTGACCACGCATGACATGCACGAAGCAACGCTCTTGTGTGATAACTTAGCGCTCCTTGATAAGGGCAGTCTCGTTGAGACAGGTCGTCCAAAAGACCTGATTAAAAAATATCACACAGACAAAAAAGTCGTGGTCACCTATGACGATGACAGCCAAGTCGAGCTGTCCTATAGTGAGCTTAGTCGGCTTGATATGACAGCTGTTGAGTCCATTCATTCGACAGAGCCAACTTTGGAGGATGTTTTCATTGCATTGACAGGAGGAAAGTTAGATGTTTAAACAGTTTAAAGCTTTATTGTGGTTACGGTGGGAGATTATCGCAGCAAATAAAACGCTTTTGGTGCAGCTCTTTCTTCCTGTTGCTATGGTGCTACTTTATCAGTTCATGTTTAGTAAAATGCCGTCAGACCAGTCATCTGATATGATTATGGCGACCATGCCTTCGATTATACTCGGTTTTATCGGCACAACTATTACCTATCTCATTGCCGAGGAAAATGAAAAGCACAATCTGACCAGCCTCCAGCTAGCAGGTATGGGGAGCCTAGAGTATCTACTAGCCAATCTCACTCTGCCTTTGGTCATTGAGCTGGTCTATCTCATCGCTTTGCCGCTCTATCTCGGTGTATCGCTGTCTAGCTTGGGGCTTACCTATGCTGTGGTCAATCTTCTGACGGCTCTTGTGGCATTGGGTCTCTTTATCTTCATTGGTATCATCTGTAAGACGCAGACGCAAGCAACGATTTTGAGCTTACCATTTATGCTAGTGGTTGCCTTTTTACCTTTTTTTGCCATGATGGATAACAGCCTCAAAAAAGTCATTGACTTTACCTTTATGGGCACAATGACAAACTATCTCCTAGATAGAAAACACTACCAGCTCATGGACAAATCTTTGATTTTCCTACTCTTGTGGCTTGTGCTAACTGGAGCTCTGCTTTTCTGGGGTTTACGCCACCATCAATTACAATCGGAGAAAAAAGCATGAAAACAGTTATTGAAAAGTTAAAAGTTATCGGCGTGATTATTGGCTTTGCAGCCATTGACCAGGGCTTACTTGTCGTCATGATGGAAACAAGTATGTATCAGAGCTCACTTGCCTTTGCTCTAAGGATTTTGTTGGCTCTTGCGATTTTTGCAGGCTTTGTGACTTATGCGCAGAAAAAAGGGCTGTTGGACTTTAAGACCATCAAACCCAAGTCGCTTATCCTGTGGGAGCTTCTTGGTTATGCCTTGATTCTCCTTTGCAATCAAGTAGGCATAGCTTTTGTGCAAAATTCTGGTGCGACAACGACCAGCAATCAAGCAGCTCTTGAGCAGTTGTTTACGCTTTTGTCACCTGCCTTTATGGGACTCTTTGTGGTTCTTATAGCACCTCTCATTGAGGAGCTGATCTTTCGTTATCTGATTCCAAAGGTTCTCTTTAAAAACTACGAAGTTATCGGCTTTATCGTTGGTGTGCTTGGCTTTGCCTTAGTTCATGGCGCTGATAGTCTAGGGGATTGGATTATTTACGGCGGTATGGGAGCGGTCATGGCTTTTCTCTACTACAAGACCGAGCGCTTTGAGTACAGTCTCACGCTTCATATCCTAAACAACGCCATAGCCTTTGCGCTTATGAT encodes:
- a CDS encoding acetate kinase produces the protein MTKTIAINAGSSSLKWQLYEMPDEVVIAKGLIERIGLKDSRSTVKFNGTSDTQTLDIVDHTQAVTILLEDLKRHGIIEDYDEITGVGHRVVAGGEYFKKSALVTEEVIEQVEELSLLAPLHNPGAAAGIRAFREILPDIVSVVVFDTSFHTTMPRHAYLYPIPQKYYQKYKVRKYGAHGTSHKYVAQEAAKMLGRPLEELKLITAHVGNGVSVTANYHGESMDTSMGFTPLAGPMMGTRSGDIDPAIIPYLIAQDPELKDAADVVDMLNKQSGLLGVSGISSDMRDIEDGLQRHDPNAVLAYNIFIDRLKKFIGQYLAVLNGADAIVFTAGMGENAPMMRQDIIQGLSWFGMEIDPAKNVFGHVGEITTPDSRVKVLVVPTDEELMIARDVEFFKNN
- a CDS encoding IS30 family transposase; this translates as MSTNHSTKKSLYSHLSASERGEISAYLKMGKTPSEIARLLGRHRSTISREIKRGSVSQVQDKNGKRIYSTVYFPDSGQRVYEINRRKSAYHKLSYCSQTFFKELEKALKTKPRCHSVDSFVQTYREKHPLEVIPSTKTVYRYIKDGLLRVKPIDLPKMVSIRKRSKVRPKATTKILGKSIEERPECINDRSEFGHWEIDLVLGKKTKGEAVVMTLVERQTRFAIAVKLANKQAETINRAVKSLLSQYPIRSITLDNGSEFSSLSDLKGVEVYFAHPYASHERGTNENFNGLLREFLPKGVSLNSLTTEELNHYVSAINDRPRRLHKYKTANILFGLAQTA
- a CDS encoding helix-turn-helix transcriptional regulator; amino-acid sequence: METRIQELRKTQKLSQAELADALGVTRQTIISLEKGRYTASLELAFKIARFFGKSIEDIFIYEEMD
- a CDS encoding ABC transporter ATP-binding protein, whose amino-acid sequence is MVLIEVKHLAKQFADKLALSDVSFAVEKGEIFGFLGPSGSGKTTTIKILTGQLSSDKGAIAVLGKTPAQFKRDDYEKIGIVSDTSGFYEKMTLYKNMLAYAKLYGVSKARVDELLKRVNLYDDRNKVAEKLSSGMKQRMLLARALLNEPDLLFLDEPTSGLDPMTTRLIHRLLLELKEKGTAIFLTTHDMHEATLLCDNLALLDKGSLVETGRPKDLIKKYHTDKKVVVTYDDDSQVELSYSELSRLDMTAVESIHSTEPTLEDVFIALTGGKLDV
- a CDS encoding ABC transporter permease, with product MFKQFKALLWLRWEIIAANKTLLVQLFLPVAMVLLYQFMFSKMPSDQSSDMIMATMPSIILGFIGTTITYLIAEENEKHNLTSLQLAGMGSLEYLLANLTLPLVIELVYLIALPLYLGVSLSSLGLTYAVVNLLTALVALGLFIFIGIICKTQTQATILSLPFMLVVAFLPFFAMMDNSLKKVIDFTFMGTMTNYLLDRKHYQLMDKSLIFLLLWLVLTGALLFWGLRHHQLQSEKKA
- a CDS encoding CPBP family intramembrane glutamic endopeptidase, encoding MKTVIEKLKVIGVIIGFAAIDQGLLVVMMETSMYQSSLAFALRILLALAIFAGFVTYAQKKGLLDFKTIKPKSLILWELLGYALILLCNQVGIAFVQNSGATTTSNQAALEQLFTLLSPAFMGLFVVLIAPLIEELIFRYLIPKVLFKNYEVIGFIVGVLGFALVHGADSLGDWIIYGGMGAVMAFLYYKTERFEYSLTLHILNNAIAFALMMAL